The Pseudoxanthomonas sp. CF385 region AGACGGTAGCTGCCGTCCAGTACGCGGTTGACCCAGTCCTGGTTGGCGAGGTACCAGTCCACCGTCTCTGCGATGCCTTGATCGAAGGTGTATTCCGGCTCCCAGCCCAGCTCGTCGCGCAGCTTGGACGCATCGATCGCATAACGGCGGTCATGGCCCGGCCGATCCGCCACGAAGGTGATCTGGCTAGTGCGCGGCTGGCCGTCAGCGCGCGGTACGCGTGCGTCGAGCAGCGCGCAGATCGCGTGGACGACTTCGAGATTCTGCTTTTCGGCATTGCCGCCCACGTTGTACGTCTCGCCGACCCGTCCCTTCTCGAGCACGGTGCGGATGGCCTGGCAATGGTCGCCTACGAACAGCCAGTCGCGGACGTTCTTGCCGTCGCCGTATACCGGCAGCGGCTCCCCGGCGAGCGCCCGCGCGATGATCAGCGGAATGAGCTTTTCCGGGAAATGATAGGGGCCGTAGTTATTCGAGCAGTTAGTGGTCAGGACCGGCAGGCCGTACGTATGGTGGAAAGCGCGCACCAGATGATCGGAAGCCGCTTTCGACGCGGAATAAGGTGAATTGGGCGCGTAAGGCGTGGTCTCGGTGAACTTGCCGGTGTCGCCCAGCGAACCGTAGACCTCATCGGTGGACACGTGCAGGAAGCGGAACTGGTCGCGCGCGGCGCCCTCCAGCGCTTTCCAGTAGTCGCGCACGGACTCCAGCAATCCCAGCGTGCCGACGACGTTGGTCTGGATGAACGCCGAAGGCCCATCGATCGAACGGTCCACGTGGCTCTCGGCCGCGAAATTCACCACCGCATCCGGACGGTGCTCGGCCAGCAGCGCGGCAACCAGCGCACGGTCCCCGATGTCCCCCTCGACGAAGACATGCAGCGGGTTTTCGTGGACCGAGGCCAGCGTGTCCCGGTTGCCCGCGTATGTCAGCGCGTCCAGGTTGACGACCTTCACGCCACGCGCCACCGCGCGCAGGACGAAATTACCCCCGATGAAACCGGCTCCGCCGGTGACCAGCCATGTCGGCACGCTACTGCTCCTGTCGAATAGTGTTGACTGCAAACTGCGGTGTAACGGCGCGCTTCAGAACGGAATGTCGTCGTCCGCGAAATCGTCCATCGGCGGTGCCTGCTGCGGCGCCGGCGCTTGACGACGCTGCGCCTGGCCGCCGCCCTGGTTGCCGTAGTCCTGGCGCGGCGCGCGGGCCGGGCGATCGCCGCCGCCGCCGCCGCCGCCACCCTCGCGACCGCCGAGCATCTGCATCTCGTCGGCGATGATATCGGTGGAATATTTCTCCTGCCCATCCTGGCCGGTGTACTTGTCGTAGCGGATCGAGCCCTCGACGTACACCGAGCTGCCCTTGCGCAGGTATTCGCCGGCGATCTCGCCGAGCTTGCCGAAGAACACCACGCGGTGCCATTCGGTGCGCTCCTGCTGGTTGCCGTCCTTGTCCTTGCGCACGCTCGTCGTCGCCAGGCTGATCCGGGTGATCGCCATGCCGCCCTGGGTGTAGCGGGTTTCGGGGTCGTTGCCGAGGTTGCCGACCAGGATGACTTTATTGATGCCGCGGGCCATATCGATATCCGTTCAGGGATGCCCACCGAGCGCGGGCAAAGACCAGTGGAGTATACCCGGCAGGCCCCCACCGTCGGCCGCCGCCGCGGCCCGGCGTAGGAAATCTCCGCCATGTAACGCCTATAATTCAGCGACTTCCCGAATCATGCCCCCATGGCCGTCGTCGAATCCCCCCGCCCCGCGCTCGGCCTGGCCGACATCCAGTCGCTCGCCGGCGC contains the following coding sequences:
- the rfbB gene encoding dTDP-glucose 4,6-dehydratase — protein: MPTWLVTGGAGFIGGNFVLRAVARGVKVVNLDALTYAGNRDTLASVHENPLHVFVEGDIGDRALVAALLAEHRPDAVVNFAAESHVDRSIDGPSAFIQTNVVGTLGLLESVRDYWKALEGAARDQFRFLHVSTDEVYGSLGDTGKFTETTPYAPNSPYSASKAASDHLVRAFHHTYGLPVLTTNCSNNYGPYHFPEKLIPLIIARALAGEPLPVYGDGKNVRDWLFVGDHCQAIRTVLEKGRVGETYNVGGNAEKQNLEVVHAICALLDARVPRADGQPRTSQITFVADRPGHDRRYAIDASKLRDELGWEPEYTFDQGIAETVDWYLANQDWVNRVLDGSYRLERIGTAA
- the ssb gene encoding single-stranded DNA-binding protein, with translation MARGINKVILVGNLGNDPETRYTQGGMAITRISLATTSVRKDKDGNQQERTEWHRVVFFGKLGEIAGEYLRKGSSVYVEGSIRYDKYTGQDGQEKYSTDIIADEMQMLGGREGGGGGGGGDRPARAPRQDYGNQGGGQAQRRQAPAPQQAPPMDDFADDDIPF